The genomic stretch CCGATGAACGATGCGACGTCAGCCTCATCAAACGCGACTTCGATGCACGATGCGCAGCGCATCCCGTCGAGCCCGCAATATCAGCAGCCCGCGCGCAAGGCTTCGGCTTCTGCCGACAGCTCGGGATACGGTGCGCCTGCCGGAGGATCCTCGCAGGGGGCGGCGGCTCGCTTTGCCGGCAAGCATTCGCCAGTGTTCGACCATTGAAAGCCAGCGCATTGACGCCCGGCACTCCCGCGCCGTCCGCAAGATGCAAAGCCGGCGGACAACTGATGGTGCGGGAGTTGGGCGCATCTTCATTCAGAAACCCGGTGTGCTCATTGCGGCGCCGGCGCAGTCCGATATCCTCGCCGGCCGATAGCCAAAGCGAGCATGGCTGATACGGCAAGGCTCGCAGCAACCACATAAAGTCCGGCGGCGTATCCGCCAGTGACAGTCTTCAACCAACCAATCGCAAACGGGCCGACGAAACCGCCGAGGTTGCCGATCGAGTTAATCATGGCGATACCCGCGGCCGCGCCGGCGCCCGAGAGAAATGTACTCGGCATGGCCCAAAGCGGCGCCTTTGCCGCGCTGATGCCGACGTTCACGACCACCAGCGCCAGCACCACCGCAACCGCGGTGTCCGCAAATCCCGCCCATGCGAGCCCGATGCCCGCCGCCACGCACGGAATGACAACGTGCCACGTGCGCTCACCACTGCGGTCCGAATGGCGGGCCCACAGCACCATGCCAACGACAGCCAGCACACTCGGAATCGCGTTCAACGCGCCTGTGCCGAACGCGCTAAAGCCGAACTGGCGAATGATCAGCGGCGCCCACAGACCTAGCGTGTACAGACCCGCCGAAGTACCGAAGTAAATCATCGACATGACCCACACGCGAGCGTCGCGCAGTGCGGCGAGCGCACCCGCGGCGTGACCCGCATGCGACTCGCGCCCCAGGCGTTCTTCGCGCAAGGTTGCGATGAGCCACGCCTTTTCATCCGCGGCAAGCCACTTTGCCTTGTCGGGCGAGTCCGTGAGCGCCTTCAAAACAACGAAGCCGAGGACCACTGCCGGAATCGCCTCGATGATGAATAGCCACTGCCAGTCCTTCAGTCCGAACAAAGCAGGCATCTGCATGATTGCGCCTGAAATCGGCGAACCGATGGCGGTCGACAAAGGCGCCGCCGCCATGAACGCGGCAGCGGCAACGGCCCGCTGCCGGGCCGGAAACCACTGGCTAAGATAAAGGATGATGCCGGGGAAGAAACCGGCTTCGGCGACACCGAGCAAAAAGCGCAGCGTGTAGAACGAGTGAGGCCCGACGACAAACGCCGATGCGGCGGAAACCAGCCCCCACGTCACCATTACGCGCGCAATCCAGATGCGCGCACCGACCTTGTTCAGAATGAGATTCGAGGGCACCTCGAACAGGAAGTAGCCGAGAAAAAAGATGCCGCCTCCCAGTCCGAACATGGTCGGCGAGAGGCCGAGGTCCTTGTTCATCGTCATGGCTGCAAAACCGACGTTGACGCGATCGAGAAAGCTGACAAAGTAAAGCAGCATCACGAAAGGCAAAATGCGCCAGGTCAGCTTGCGAACCACACGGGCTTGCAATTCATGGGTCATGCCAGTCTCCGCTCAGTCTCTGTTAATCCGCCCGTGACGTGTACACGCATACGTGTTCGCCCGGGCGTTATGCTTATGTGTGACGTGCGCCCGATGTTCAGGCGGCTTTGGACTCGACTGCGGAATCCGCGGCGAGGATCGCGCAGACGGCGTCGGTCACCTGTGCCGTGGTGGCTTTGCCGCCGAGGTCGCCCGTGTGCAGCGCGGGGTTAGCCGTGATGCGTTCGATTGCATCCATCAACTTGCGCGCGGCGGCGCTCTCGCCGAGATGCTCGAGCATCATCACGACCGACCAGAACGTGCCGACCGGATTAGCCAGGCCTTTGCCCATGATGTCGAAGGCGGAGCCGTGAATCGGCTCGAACATCGACGGATAGCGGCGCTCGGGGTCCAGATTCGCCGTCGGTGCGATACCGAGGCTGCCCGCGAGCGCCGCGGCGAGGTCGCTCAGAATGTCCGCGTGAAGATTGGTGGCCACGATGGTGTCGAGCGTCGTGGGCCGGTTGACCATGCGCGCGGTGGCGGCGTCGACGAGTTCTTTGTCCCATTGAACGTCGGGAAATTCTTTTGACACTTCCAATGCGATCTCATCCCACATGACCATCGCGTGGCGTTGAGCATTGCTCTTGGTAATCACGGTCAGCAGCTTGCGCGGCCGCGACTGCGCAAGACGGAACGCGAAACGAAGAATCCGCTCGACACCGGCGCGGGTCATCATCGAGACGTCGGTTGCGACTTCAATGGGATGGCCCTGGTGCGCGCGCCCGCCTACGCCGGAATATTCGCCCTCCGAGTTCTCGCGGACGATGACCCAGTCGAGATCCTTCGGGCCACAGCGTTTTAGCGGCGCATCGATTCCCGGCAGGATGCGGGTCGGACGCACGTTCGCATACTGGTCGAAGCCCTGACAGATCTTCAGGCGCAAACCCCAGAGCGTCACATGGTCGGGAATGTGCGGGTCCCCCGCCGAGCCGAACAGAATCGCGTCCTTGTCGCGGATTGCCTCCAGACCGTCGGCCGGCATCATCACACCGTGTTGCCGGTAGTAGTCGCCGCCCCAGCCGAAATTCTCGAATTCGAATTTCAAGTCGTCGCTTCGCGCGGCGATGGCTTCGAGCACTCGTTGACCCGCCGGCACGACTTCCTTGCCGATGCCGTCTCCGGGGATGGTTGCGATGCGATAGGTCTTCACTGGCGTCTCCATGGTGTTGAACGTATGGCTTCATCGTAGAACGAGGAGCCGGCATGAAAACGCTGCTAGACTCAAAGCATCCTTAACCTGAAGTTGACAATCAACCCGTTCCGATGACTTCGTCGATACAGCCGGACGACCTCGCATTCTTCTCCACGCTGGCTGCTAGCGGCAGCCTGACAGCCGCAGCGCGTGAACTCGGTTTGAGCACGGCGGCCGTGAGCAAGCATCTGGCGCAGATGGAATCACGCGCCGGCGTGTCGCTCGTGAACCGGACCACACGGCGCATGAGCCTCACGCCGGAGGGCGAACTCTATCTCACGCGCGCGAGGCGCATCCTGAGCGAGATGGACGACCTGGCGCAATTGCTGGGCGGTTCGCAGGCGGCCCCGAAAGGCCTGCTGCGAGTGAACGCGACGCTCGGTTTCGGCCGCAGTCATGTCGCTCCGCTGATATCGAAGTTTGTGCGGCGCTATCCGGAGGTGGACGTGCAGTTGCAGCTATCCGTCGACCCTCCGCCGATCAGCGACGATGCCTTCGATGTCTGCGTGCGCTTCGGCGAGCCGCCGGATGCGCGCGTGATTGCGCGCAGAGTGGCGCCGAACCGACGGCTGCTTTGCGCCGCGCCCGCCTACTTTGCAAAGCGGCGTCCGCCGCGCAGCCCCGCGGAACTGGCGCAGCACAACTGCATCGGCATTCGACAAGGCGGCGACGGCTACGGGCTATGGCGGCTGACAAGCGGACGAGGTGCGGCCGAAAAAACCGAGACGGTGCGCGTGCGCGGCAATCTGACCACCAACGACGGCGAGATCGCGGTGAAGTGGGCGCTGGACGGACACGGCATTCTGATGCGGGCCGAATGGGACATTGCCGAGTATCTGGCCGATGGACGCCTGATCCATGTCCTGCCGGAATATCGGACGCCGGGTGCGGACATCTACGCCGTGTACCCGCAACAGTTACAGATGACGGCGCGGGTCAAGGCGTTCGTCAATATGCTGATAGAAACGCTCGGCGCGCGTTGAGCGCGAGGGCGGATATTTTTTCAAGCGGGCGGCAACGTCCGGCCTGATTCCGAACCGGTCGCCGCGCGCCCTATTCCGCCTCGCGCGGCGACCGCGCACGTTACTGACTCGCGCCTGTCCCGATCCCGGCCTTCTTCTGCGCATTCTGCAGATCGGTCGGATAGTTCGGGTCGTTCCTACCCGGCTGATAGCCTGCGTCCTCCAGCTTCTTCAGCTCAGCATTTTTCTTCGCGCGGGCCTGTTTGCGGGCCGCTTTGCGTTCGGCTTTGGTGGGTTTCGCGCTGCTCGCCATATCGGGTTTGGCGACGTCGGCTGTCGTGCCCGCAGCGCTTGCGCTTTGAGCTTCAGCCAGCGGAATGCTGCCCGCGACCATGGCCGTGACCGCAAGCCCAAGCATGACTCTCTTCATGGCAAAGAATTTCATCTGATATTCCCTCTGGATAGTTGGCAACGGCGTTGAAGTCTTTCTGCGAATCTTCGTTCGTGACAGCGAAAGCGCACGATGCTTCGCGCGCGCTCGCCGGATAGAGCTTACAGCCAAATGAACGCTGAGGGTCCAATGGCACCGGCTGCTGCGGTGCGACGCTGAGCCGCTGACGGAGCGCGCTGACGCCCAGCTAATCGCCGCTGATCCTGCATTAGTTCTGCAATGCAGAATCTCGGAAAGTAATGCCAGAAGGGGCAACTGACCTTTAACCATTCGACGAATCCTTTAATTACATGGGCTTACAAGCCACATGCCGCCAGCATGAAAGCGCTAGGTGTTTTCCCGTCTTTGGCCTGCATTGCAGGCCAATTGCGCGATTTCCCCCGTTGACATAGAACGAACGGTCGTGCCAAATTGCGCCTGCATCCTGTGCGCAAGCACGCCGATCGACGAACTCATCGCGGCGCCAAGTGGGTCGCTCGATCAGTAGACAAACCGCAGGCCAACCGCATTCAGGCACAGACCAGCAGACACAATATTTCGCATACCTAATCAGTTTGCGAGGGCCCGGCCTCGTCTGTTGAAACTGCGCAGCTCAGCAGATCGGCAGCAGATCTGCAAGGACCGTGCAGCACAAGCTTCACTTCACCAATTCAATCGATTCCCATAAACAAGGAGACACGAAGCATGCCGGCATGTCATCGCAATCGGGTTGGAGTCATTCTCGGATTAGTGGGCGCATGCGCATTGGGATCGGCCCAGAGCGCCAATGCGCAAAGCAGTGTCACGCTGTACGGCATCGTCGACGGCTCCCTCCTCTACACGAGCAAAACACTCAACGCGAAGACCGGCCAGAATGCCGGCCATCAGTACTCGTTCACCGACAGCGGCGTCTCCGGTTCACGCTTCGGCTTGCGCGGCGCCGAGGATCTCGGCGGCAGCATGCGAGCGATCTTCGAACTCGAAAGCGGCATCAGCATCGCCAACGGGTCGTTCAGCAACTCGAACGGCAATGAATTCGGCCGCCAGGCGTGGGTCGGCGTGGACAGCCGCTTCGGTACGGTCAAGGCCGGCTTGCAGTTCTCGCCCTTCTTCCTCGCGGTGTACGACTTCGATCCGCGCGAGATGTCGTACTTCGGCAGCGGTCTCATTACCTACCTCAACAACGTCTACGTAACGGGCCTCTTCAACCCGAACGGCGTTTCGTACACGTCGCCGGAAATCGCCGGCCTGCAGGCCAGCGCGCTGATGGCGCTCGGCGGCGCGGCCGGCAATTTTCAGGCGGGCCGTCAGTACTCGGCTAGCCTGCGCTATCACCTCGGTTCGCTGACCGTCGACGCGGCGCTTTACAGCGGCAACGCCGGCGGCAGTGCCGCATCGATCGCGATCCCGAGCGTGGTCGCCTTCGACGGCCGTGCGCTCGGCGCCAGCTACGTATTCAACGGCCTGACCGTGAAGGCCTCGTATGTGCAGTACAAGGTAGCAGGTTCGTTCAACGATCGCGTCTACTCGGGCGGCGCGAGCTACCGCATCACGCCGGCGCTGAACGTCGATGCCGGCGTGTGGTACACCCGCGACGGGAACAACTCGACCAACCATTCGGTGATGGCGTCGACGGGGGCGGAGTATTCGTTGTCGAAGGCCACGATGGTCTACGGGCAAGTCGGCTTCGTGAACAATCACGGCGCAATGCACACTGGACTGTCGGTCAACAACGCCCTGAACGAGGTCACAGGCACGACGGCCGGTGTGAACGTCGGCATCCGGCACATGTTCTAGCCGGTGGCGCCTGGGCGATAGGGCCGCTTGCGAAGGCGGCCCCAACAGGTTGCTACGGCTGCTACAGGTCGTAGCCGGGATTGCGGCGTGTCAGGCGCCGCAGCAGCCCAGGCCACACCAGATCGGCGCCCTTGCCTTTGCTGACTTCACGCGCCTGCTCGCCCATAGTTTCGATGATCGACTGCGGCACATCGATCAGCTTGCCGCCCGCCTGCGCGAGGATCTGAATACGGCATGAGGTTTCGAACAGATACATCGCCTGAAACGCTTCGGCGACGGTGCGTCCGCAGGTCAGCAAGCCGTGATTGCGCAACATCATGTAGTTGGCGTTGCCGAGATCGGCCACCAGCCTCGCCTTCTCCGCGTCGCGCAGCGCAACGCCTTCATAGTTGTGATACGCGAGGTTCGTCAACACGAAGCCCGATTGTTGCGACAACGGCAAGAGGCCATCCTGTTGCGCCGCCACTGCGACGCCGTACGGCGTATGCGTATGCAGCACGCAATTCACGCCGGGCCGCGCCTCGTGCACGGCGCTGTGAATCACGAAGCCGGCAGGGTTCACGTCGAACGGCGTCGGCATCACCGGATGACCCTCATGGTCCACCTTGACCAGACTCGACGCGGTGATTTCCTCGAAGAACAAACCATACGGGTTGATCAGAAACTGATGCTCATGGCCGGGCACGCGCGCCGAAATATGCGTGAACACCAGATCGTCCCAGCCGAACAACGCCACCAGCCGGTACGCGGCCGCGAGGTCGACGCGCACCTGCCATTCTTCCGGAGACACCATCTGACGAACGCTAGGGATATCGAGTGTGGAGTTCATGGCTTACCTTGAGAAAGCGCGAGAGATCGCGATGACAGCCGCTTTGCGAAGCGCTTGCGTCGAGGTTCAGCAAGCGCGCCCGCGGCAGAAAGAATTTCTGCATTGCAGAATACTGGCGTGCGCAAAGCCATGTCAAGCCGACACTTCTTCCCCATCCCACCTCTCTTATCGTCGCCCTCGGCAAACAGGCGCGATGTGCGAAATACAAGCAATGGCGCGGCTTTCAGCCATTACGCATTGGCTGTACCACGCATGCCAGCCATGCGGACGATTCGTATAAGTGACTTCCCTAATAATCTGCAATGCAGAACGTGCGAATGGAAAACCCTATTGACGCTAAGCGAACGCTCGTGCCAAATTTCTCTCGCGCCACCGCACATCGCGTTTTGCAGCCTGCATCGATGAGCGTTTGAAACAGTCGATAACGTGTGCCTAGCTGGAGGGTGTAAAAACGTGGATATGTTTTTGCAGCAAGTCCTCAACGGGCTGACCCTGGGCGGTATCTACAGCCTCGTCGCGCTCGGTCTCACTCTGGTCTACGGCATTCTCGCGGTGCCGAATTTCGCCCACGGCGCTTTCTACATGGTGGGCGCCTTCGTGTCGTTCTACCTGATGAGCCGGCTCGGCTGGAACTACTGGCTCGCGATGATCGGCTCAGGACTCGCCGTCGCGGTGCTGGCGATCCTCGCTGAACGGCTCGTGTTCCATCCGCTGCGCAAGTCTTCCGAGTTGCATCCGATGATCGCCGCGATCGGCCTGCTGCTGTTTCTCGAAGCCGGTGCCCAGGCGATCTGGGGCGCCGACTTTCACCGCATGGCCACGCCCTACGCCGGCATCGTCGATCTTGGCGGCGTGACCGCGCCGTTGCAGCGCCTGTTGATCATCGTCAGCGCGTTCGCCCTGGTGGTGTTGCTGCAACTCTTCCTCAAATACACGGTGATCGGTTCGAGCATCATCGCGATGGCGCAGGATCGTGACGGCGCCTCGCTGATGGGCATCGACGCCAACAAGGTGACGATGCTGACCTTCGGCATCTCCGGCCTGCTCGCGGCGGTGGCGGCCACGCTGTATGCGCCGATCAACCTCGTTTATCCGGCGATGGGCCAGCTGGTGATCCTGAAGGCTTTCGTGATCATCATTCTCGGCGGCATGGGCAGCGTGCCGGGCGCGATCGTGGGCGGGCTGATCATCGGCATGGCCGAGAGCTTCGGCGCCTTCTACATCTCGACTGACTACAAGGACATGATCGCGTTCGTGCTGCTGGTGGTGATTCTGTCGGTTCGTCCTCAAGGCCTGTTCACCAGGGAACTGCGCACATCATGAAATTATTCGAGGGCAAGCTGGGTTGGGCGCTGCTGTTCGTGCTCGGTGTCGTGTTTCCGTTTCTGGCCGCCAATGACTACATGCTCACCGTGATGTCCACCGCGTACATCTTCGCGCTGGCCACCGTCGGGCTGAATCTGATTACCGGCTATACGGGGCAATACAATCTCGCGCACGGCAGCTTCATGGCGGTCGGCGCGTACACCGTCGGCATTCTGACGGTCGATCATCAGGTGCCGTTCTGGATTGCGTTCGTCGCGTCGGGCGTGGTGGTCGCGGTACTGGGCGCGCTGGTCGGTCTCGTGTCGTTGCGGCTGCGCGGCCATTACTTCTCGATCTTCACGCTGTGCGTCGGCTACATCATGTTTCTCGTGATCGAGAAATGGGACAGCCTCACGCATGGGGTTGCGGACATCATCGGCATCCCTGCTCCATCCGGTTTCGGCCTCGTCTCGTTCGAGAATCCGCGCGCGCTCTATTACCTGGTGTTCGGGTTTCTCGTGCTCGGCGTGTGGGTGATGCATCGCATCGTCAATTCGCTGCTCGGCCGGACCTTCATGGCGATCCGCAATAGCGACGGGCTCGCCCAGTCGCTCGGCATCGACCTGATGCGCAACAAGGTGCTGGCTTTCGTGCTGTCGGTCGTCTATGCGGGGCTCGCAGGCGGTTTGTATGCGGGCGCGGTGCGCTTCCTCGGACCGGATCTGGCGGGCGTCGACCATACCTTCGATATGACGATGTACATGCTGGTGGGGGGCATCGGCACCCTCGCCGGTCCGCTGCTCGGCGCGCTGGCGGTGCCGTGGCTCACGCAGTACCTGCAGTTTCTGCAGGAATACCGTTTCGTCGTGTTCGGTCCGATCCTGATCCTGCTGGTGATCTTTCTGCCTAACGGTATCGTCGGCCTGTATCAAACGCGCAAGGGACGGCGCGCGAAACTTGCGACGCCGACCAACGGCATCGTCGCGCGTCAGTCTCAACCCGCGCGTGGAGACCGTCATGCTTGAAATCGACTCGCTCAGCAAACGCTTCGGCGGCCTCGTTGCGGTGGACAACATCAGCACGCACATCGAAGCGGGCAAGATCAACGCGATCATCGGCCCGAACGGCGCGGGCAAGACTACCTTCTTCAATCTGATCAGCGGCACGCATCTGCCGACTTCGGGCCGCATTCTGTTCAAGGGGCAAGACGTCACGCGCCTGGCTGCCGATCAGATGGCGCGCCTCGGTGTCGCGCGCACATTTCAGTCCACCGCGCTGTTCGATCGGGCTAGCGTGCTGGACAACCTGATTGTCGGCCACCGGCTGCGCACGCGCTCGGGACTGTGGGACGTGCTGACCCACTCGTCGCGGCTGAAACAGGAGGAACGCATCTGCCGCGAGAAAGCTCGCGAGGCGCTGGACTTTGTCGGCTTGTCGGCGATGGCCGGGCGGATGGCGGGCGACATCTCGCAGGAAGAGCGCAAACGCGCGGCGGTGGCGCTCGCGCTCGCCACCGAACCGAGCCTGATGCTGCTCGACGAACCGGCGGGCGGCGTGAATCCGGAAGAGACCGAAGGCCTCGCCGAACTGATCCGCAAGCTGGTGAAACACGGCGTGACCGTATGCCTCGTCGAACACAAGATGAACATGATCATGAAGCTCGCCGATCGCATCATGGTGCTGAACTACGGCGAGAAAATCGCCGAGGGCACGCCTGCGGAGATTCGCGCGAATCCGGCGGTGATCGACGCGTACCTTGGGAGCGAGCATGCTGAAGTTTGACAACGTCGCGCTCGATTACGGCAGTTTTCGCGCACTGGACGGCATCAATCTGCACGCGAACGACGGCGAACTGGTGGTGTTGCTCGGCGCGAACGGCGCGGGCAAGAGTTCGATTTTCCTCGCGACAAGCGGCCTGCGCCGCGCCGCGAGCGGCAGCCTGCGCTTCGGCGAGCGTGAACTGCTCGGCATGACGCCCGCGCAGATCGTGCGCAGCGGCGTGATTCAGTGCCCCGAGGGCCGCAAGCTGTTTCCCGGCATGTCGGTGCTGAAAAATCTCACGCTCGGCGCGTATGTGCATCGCGGCGACAAGGCCGGCAATCAGCGCAACCTCGATCAGGTGTTCGCGCTGTTTCCGCTGCTGGCCGAACGCAAAGACCATCCGGCCGGCTCGCTCTCCGGCGGCCAGCAGCAGATGGTGGCGATCGGCCGCGCGATGATGGCGCGGCCCAAGGTGCTGCTGCTCGACGAACCGTCGCTTGGCCTCGCACCGCTCGTGGTCAAGCAGGTCTTCGAGGTGATTCAGCAAATCAATCGCGTGGGCACCACTGTGCTGCTGGCCGAACAGAACGCGTTCGCAGCGCTGAAGATCGCGCATCGCGCCTACGTGATCGAGAACGGCCGCATCGTGCTCGAAGGCGAACCGGCGAACCTGATGAACAACGAAGCGATCCGGCGCGCTTACGTCGGCGGATAGGCCAAGACGTTCGCGGCCTTTCCGCGCGCTTGCAGAGAACAAGCCGGCCCACCTCGCGCCGGCAGATTCGATCAATCCAAAGGAGACATGTATGACGATCAAACGCTTGTGCGGCCGGGCCGGACTGTACGCGGCGCTCGCCTCGACCGCGCTGCTAGGCGCGGGCGCCGCGATGGCGCAGCAAGTGGTGCATATCGGCTTCTCCGGCCCCTTGAGCGGCGGCGCGGCGAAGTATGGTCAGGAGGTGCTCGACGGCATGCAATTGGCCGCGGCCGACGTCAACCAGGCAGGCCTCGAAGTGGCCGGCAAGAAGATCAAGTTCGAGATCGTGCCGCTCGACGACAAGTACAACCCGAGCGAAACAGCGATCAACGCTCGGCGTCTCGCGCAGGAACAGCAGGCGGCCGTGGTCCTCGTGCCGCATTCGGGCGGCGGCTTCGCGGTGCAGACCAGCAACGAGCAGCAGAAACTGCTGTTGCTGTCGTACACCAGCGTGCCGCAGATCAGCGCGCGCGGCAATAAGCTCACTGTGCGGATTCCGCCTGAGTTCACCTCGTATCTGAACTCGTTCATCAAGTATGAAATGGCGACGTACGGCAAGAAGGTCGCCCTCGCTGCCACCGATACCGACTACGGCAAGGTCTGGGTCGCCGCGTTCAAGCCGGCGTGGGAAGCGGCCGGTGGCACGATCGTCGCGGACAACTCGATGTCGTATAACCGTGCAACCGACTTCTACAGCGGTGTGAGCCGTGTGCTGGCGGCGAAACCGGACGTGATGTTTATCGGCGGACCATCGGAACCGACCGGACTGATCGTGCAGCAGGCGCGCGAACTGGGCTTCAAGGGTGGCTTCATCGTGATGGATCAGGCAAAACTCGATGAAGTGGCCAAAGTGACCGGCGGCTATGCGCCGCTGAACGGCGCGATCGGCGTATTGCCGCTGGCGAACGATGAGACACCGAACGCGAAGGCGTTCGTCGAGCGCTTCCGCAAGAGCCACGGCGGGCGCGATCCGAGCCAGGAAGTGTCGCTCAACTACACCGCGGTCTACGCGACGGCGCTTGCGATGAAACTCGCCGGCAGCGTCAGCGATGCCACCGCGATCCGCAACCAGTTCGACAAGGCGGTGAAGGCGCTGCCGCCGCAGAACAATCCGCAGAGCGTGACGGGCGTCGATGAACGCGGCGGCTTTGTGATCGGCAATCCGCTCGCGGCGGTGGTCCAGGCTGGACAGTTGAAGTCGGCGGGGTTGAATTCGCTCGCGACGGCGGCGAAGTGAAAGCTTAGCGGGTCATGAATCAGCGGCCGTTTGGATAGAACTGCTCGCGCAATTCCCGTTTCAGCACCTTGCCGATCGGACTGCGCGGCAATACATCGATGAAGGTCAGCGCGGACAGCCGCTGCATCTTGCCGAGCCGCGCGTTGACCCACGCGAGCAGCGCGTCGGCGTCGAGCGTCGCTTGACGATGGCGCACCACGAACGCAACCGGCGTCTCACCCCACTGCGCCGATTGCGCGCCGACCACGGCCGCATCCGCGACATCCGGATGATTGCGCAGCTCCGCCTCCAGATCGCTCGGATAGACGTTGAAGCCACCGGAAATGATCATGTCCTTCTTGCGATCGAGCAGCGTCAGGAAACCGTCCTCGTCGAAACGGCCCATATCGCCGGTGCGGATGAAGCGCTTGCCGCTCGGGTCGTACCACTCCGCCTCGGCGGTTTTGTCCGGTTGCCGGTAGTAGCCGGTCATCATCGCCGGCGAATGCCCGACGACTTCGCCCACCTCGCCAGCCGGCACTTCGTTGCCCTGTTCGTCGATCAGGCGGATATCATGGCCTTCCATCGGTTTGCCGACCGTGTGCAGTTTGGCCGGCCATTCGTGCGCTTCCAGCTGGCACGAGCCGCCGCCTTCGGTCATCCCGTAGTACTCGGTGAGCTTGCCCGGCCAGCGTC from Paraburkholderia sp. IMGN_8 encodes the following:
- a CDS encoding MFS transporter; translated protein: MTHELQARVVRKLTWRILPFVMLLYFVSFLDRVNVGFAAMTMNKDLGLSPTMFGLGGGIFFLGYFLFEVPSNLILNKVGARIWIARVMVTWGLVSAASAFVVGPHSFYTLRFLLGVAEAGFFPGIILYLSQWFPARQRAVAAAAFMAAAPLSTAIGSPISGAIMQMPALFGLKDWQWLFIIEAIPAVVLGFVVLKALTDSPDKAKWLAADEKAWLIATLREERLGRESHAGHAAGALAALRDARVWVMSMIYFGTSAGLYTLGLWAPLIIRQFGFSAFGTGALNAIPSVLAVVGMVLWARHSDRSGERTWHVVIPCVAAGIGLAWAGFADTAVAVVLALVVVNVGISAAKAPLWAMPSTFLSGAGAAAGIAMINSIGNLGGFVGPFAIGWLKTVTGGYAAGLYVVAASLAVSAMLALAIGRRGYRTAPAPQ
- a CDS encoding tartrate dehydrogenase; amino-acid sequence: MKTYRIATIPGDGIGKEVVPAGQRVLEAIAARSDDLKFEFENFGWGGDYYRQHGVMMPADGLEAIRDKDAILFGSAGDPHIPDHVTLWGLRLKICQGFDQYANVRPTRILPGIDAPLKRCGPKDLDWVIVRENSEGEYSGVGGRAHQGHPIEVATDVSMMTRAGVERILRFAFRLAQSRPRKLLTVITKSNAQRHAMVMWDEIALEVSKEFPDVQWDKELVDAATARMVNRPTTLDTIVATNLHADILSDLAAALAGSLGIAPTANLDPERRYPSMFEPIHGSAFDIMGKGLANPVGTFWSVVMMLEHLGESAAARKLMDAIERITANPALHTGDLGGKATTAQVTDAVCAILAADSAVESKAA
- a CDS encoding LysR family transcriptional regulator, which codes for MTSSIQPDDLAFFSTLAASGSLTAAARELGLSTAAVSKHLAQMESRAGVSLVNRTTRRMSLTPEGELYLTRARRILSEMDDLAQLLGGSQAAPKGLLRVNATLGFGRSHVAPLISKFVRRYPEVDVQLQLSVDPPPISDDAFDVCVRFGEPPDARVIARRVAPNRRLLCAAPAYFAKRRPPRSPAELAQHNCIGIRQGGDGYGLWRLTSGRGAAEKTETVRVRGNLTTNDGEIAVKWALDGHGILMRAEWDIAEYLADGRLIHVLPEYRTPGADIYAVYPQQLQMTARVKAFVNMLIETLGAR
- a CDS encoding DUF4148 domain-containing protein, which codes for MKFFAMKRVMLGLAVTAMVAGSIPLAEAQSASAAGTTADVAKPDMASSAKPTKAERKAARKQARAKKNAELKKLEDAGYQPGRNDPNYPTDLQNAQKKAGIGTGASQ
- a CDS encoding porin; its protein translation is MPACHRNRVGVILGLVGACALGSAQSANAQSSVTLYGIVDGSLLYTSKTLNAKTGQNAGHQYSFTDSGVSGSRFGLRGAEDLGGSMRAIFELESGISIANGSFSNSNGNEFGRQAWVGVDSRFGTVKAGLQFSPFFLAVYDFDPREMSYFGSGLITYLNNVYVTGLFNPNGVSYTSPEIAGLQASALMALGGAAGNFQAGRQYSASLRYHLGSLTVDAALYSGNAGGSAASIAIPSVVAFDGRALGASYVFNGLTVKASYVQYKVAGSFNDRVYSGGASYRITPALNVDAGVWYTRDGNNSTNHSVMASTGAEYSLSKATMVYGQVGFVNNHGAMHTGLSVNNALNEVTGTTAGVNVGIRHMF
- a CDS encoding class II aldolase/adducin family protein; this encodes MNSTLDIPSVRQMVSPEEWQVRVDLAAAYRLVALFGWDDLVFTHISARVPGHEHQFLINPYGLFFEEITASSLVKVDHEGHPVMPTPFDVNPAGFVIHSAVHEARPGVNCVLHTHTPYGVAVAAQQDGLLPLSQQSGFVLTNLAYHNYEGVALRDAEKARLVADLGNANYMMLRNHGLLTCGRTVAEAFQAMYLFETSCRIQILAQAGGKLIDVPQSIIETMGEQAREVSKGKGADLVWPGLLRRLTRRNPGYDL
- a CDS encoding branched-chain amino acid ABC transporter permease; translated protein: MDMFLQQVLNGLTLGGIYSLVALGLTLVYGILAVPNFAHGAFYMVGAFVSFYLMSRLGWNYWLAMIGSGLAVAVLAILAERLVFHPLRKSSELHPMIAAIGLLLFLEAGAQAIWGADFHRMATPYAGIVDLGGVTAPLQRLLIIVSAFALVVLLQLFLKYTVIGSSIIAMAQDRDGASLMGIDANKVTMLTFGISGLLAAVAATLYAPINLVYPAMGQLVILKAFVIIILGGMGSVPGAIVGGLIIGMAESFGAFYISTDYKDMIAFVLLVVILSVRPQGLFTRELRTS
- a CDS encoding branched-chain amino acid ABC transporter permease, whose protein sequence is MKLFEGKLGWALLFVLGVVFPFLAANDYMLTVMSTAYIFALATVGLNLITGYTGQYNLAHGSFMAVGAYTVGILTVDHQVPFWIAFVASGVVVAVLGALVGLVSLRLRGHYFSIFTLCVGYIMFLVIEKWDSLTHGVADIIGIPAPSGFGLVSFENPRALYYLVFGFLVLGVWVMHRIVNSLLGRTFMAIRNSDGLAQSLGIDLMRNKVLAFVLSVVYAGLAGGLYAGAVRFLGPDLAGVDHTFDMTMYMLVGGIGTLAGPLLGALAVPWLTQYLQFLQEYRFVVFGPILILLVIFLPNGIVGLYQTRKGRRAKLATPTNGIVARQSQPARGDRHA
- a CDS encoding ABC transporter ATP-binding protein encodes the protein MLEIDSLSKRFGGLVAVDNISTHIEAGKINAIIGPNGAGKTTFFNLISGTHLPTSGRILFKGQDVTRLAADQMARLGVARTFQSTALFDRASVLDNLIVGHRLRTRSGLWDVLTHSSRLKQEERICREKAREALDFVGLSAMAGRMAGDISQEERKRAAVALALATEPSLMLLDEPAGGVNPEETEGLAELIRKLVKHGVTVCLVEHKMNMIMKLADRIMVLNYGEKIAEGTPAEIRANPAVIDAYLGSEHAEV